In the genome of Segatella copri, one region contains:
- a CDS encoding GLPGLI family protein, with the protein MKKIILALATLLFMGSAATKAQVTKVTVRSISGNSKEEVENIDNAKYRITYEGKWVNNPSIKPFIYTDSEMRLDIGEKATSFYDRTKQVKDSLMDEKAKTGNFDFSDLPKGGRFPFSYYKNYPSTGKSIQLESVGTTDYKCTENVETPDWQLIPDSATTIIGYHCQLAKTNFKGRTWYAWYAEDIPLPEGPWKLIGLPGLTLKAYDENKEYSFTAIGMSTLTAPTPITFPKAKREEISQKDLREFKEKFTPGMVLETLNIKNIKIQDEKGNPIDMKKFMNKKNVFNPIELQ; encoded by the coding sequence ATGAAGAAAATCATCTTAGCTTTAGCAACCTTGCTCTTTATGGGAAGTGCTGCAACAAAAGCACAAGTCACAAAAGTCACTGTGCGCTCTATCTCGGGAAACAGTAAGGAGGAAGTCGAGAACATCGACAACGCCAAGTATCGCATTACCTATGAGGGGAAATGGGTGAACAATCCTTCCATCAAGCCCTTCATCTACACGGATAGCGAGATGCGCCTCGACATTGGTGAAAAGGCGACCAGCTTCTATGACAGAACGAAACAGGTAAAGGATTCACTCATGGACGAAAAAGCCAAGACTGGCAATTTCGACTTCTCCGATTTACCTAAAGGTGGAAGATTCCCGTTCTCCTACTACAAGAACTATCCATCTACTGGCAAATCCATCCAATTGGAATCTGTCGGCACTACAGATTACAAATGCACAGAGAACGTGGAGACACCCGACTGGCAACTCATCCCCGACAGCGCAACAACCATCATCGGCTATCATTGCCAACTAGCCAAGACCAACTTCAAGGGAAGAACTTGGTATGCATGGTACGCCGAAGACATTCCTTTGCCAGAAGGTCCTTGGAAGCTGATTGGACTGCCGGGCTTGACACTGAAAGCATACGATGAAAACAAAGAATATTCATTCACAGCCATCGGCATGAGTACGTTGACAGCACCAACACCTATCACGTTCCCCAAGGCTAAGAGAGAAGAGATTAGCCAAAAAGACCTCAGAGAATTCAAAGAGAAGTTTACGCCTGGAATGGTGTTGGAAACATTAAACATTAAGAACATAAAAATACAGGACGAAAAGGGCAACCCAATTGACATGAAGAAATTCATGAACAAGAAGAATGTCTTCAATCCGATTGAACTTCAATAA
- a CDS encoding GLPGLI family protein: MRRITLLLAAILTVCSLNAQKGNKNEKVVNIDKVNYRITYNGKMVPDTTTVPYNYWESEMRLDIGSKTTHFYDRTKQISDSIMDEQAKTGQYDMSKIPRGGRIHWEFYKNYPSKGQTTLLDKVLGNYYQCTEQLEVPNWQLIPDSTTTIIGYRCLLAKALFKGRTWYAWYSEDIPISEGPWKISGLPGLVLLAYDHNKQYIFNAIGMSTLNGTESITFTEKAREKVTQKELREAKHKFDGAEALKATARKTGFTFKKLPEGAIKALNRSNKSNPIELE; encoded by the coding sequence ATGAGAAGAATAACATTATTATTAGCAGCCATACTCACAGTATGCAGCTTGAATGCTCAGAAAGGCAACAAAAATGAGAAAGTGGTCAATATTGACAAGGTAAACTATCGCATCACCTACAATGGGAAAATGGTACCAGATACCACAACAGTTCCCTACAACTATTGGGAGAGCGAAATGCGACTGGACATCGGTAGCAAGACAACTCATTTCTATGATAGAACCAAGCAAATATCCGATTCTATCATGGATGAACAAGCTAAGACGGGGCAATATGACATGAGTAAAATTCCTAGAGGTGGCAGAATCCATTGGGAATTCTACAAGAACTATCCATCAAAGGGGCAAACCACTTTACTGGATAAAGTCCTTGGTAACTATTACCAATGTACAGAACAATTAGAGGTGCCAAACTGGCAGCTTATCCCAGATAGCACAACTACCATCATTGGCTATAGATGCCTGTTGGCAAAAGCACTCTTCAAAGGCAGAACCTGGTATGCCTGGTACTCAGAAGACATACCTATAAGCGAAGGACCTTGGAAAATTTCCGGACTGCCTGGTCTTGTTCTACTTGCTTACGACCATAACAAACAATACATATTCAATGCTATCGGTATGAGCACATTGAATGGGACCGAAAGCATAACTTTCACGGAAAAGGCAAGAGAGAAAGTAACACAGAAAGAGTTAAGAGAGGCTAAGCATAAATTTGATGGCGCAGAAGCTCTCAAAGCAACAGCGAGAAAAACTGGATTTACGTTTAAGAAATTACCCGAAGGTGCCATCAAGGCTCTAAACCGAAGCAACAAGAGCAACCCTATCGAGCTGGAGTAA
- a CDS encoding type II toxin-antitoxin system HipA family toxin, which translates to MKHIESLAVKYHQEKVGTLSLSADGKVCTFEYDNLWLASGFSISPLELPLKPGLFIAKATPFNGNFGIFEDSLPDGYGRYLLHKALLKEGINDFELSALDRLSIVGNGGMGALTYEPTTSIQTGHEIEDFDLLQAKALEVLKEQQDNDAGLLLYNSGNSGGCRPKAIFTNEDGHWLVKFRHTYDPQDMGKQEYHYNKIAKQCGIQVPDFKLVNNKYFACRRFDISPTGERIHVATAGALLNVSLSNPILDYLNLLALTGYLTQSQEDVEEMFRRMVFNYIMDNKDDHCKNFSFLVQKESDGKWHWHLAPAYDLTHCTEGYNGEHATSVNGTGHPTVEDMIAVGVKNKMKEKRCREIYEEISLQVKSGENILDFCKKISETTNVKLII; encoded by the coding sequence ATGAAACATATAGAATCTTTAGCCGTGAAATATCACCAGGAGAAAGTCGGCACACTGTCATTGAGTGCCGATGGAAAGGTATGCACCTTCGAGTATGACAATCTGTGGCTGGCATCTGGCTTTAGTATATCTCCGTTGGAATTGCCACTGAAGCCCGGTCTTTTCATTGCCAAAGCCACCCCTTTCAACGGGAACTTTGGCATCTTCGAAGACAGCCTTCCAGATGGATATGGTAGATACCTATTGCATAAAGCCTTGCTAAAAGAGGGCATCAACGACTTTGAGCTATCTGCTCTTGACCGACTGAGCATCGTGGGCAATGGAGGTATGGGCGCATTGACCTACGAACCTACAACTTCTATCCAGACAGGACACGAGATAGAGGACTTTGACCTTTTACAAGCAAAAGCCTTGGAAGTACTGAAGGAGCAACAGGATAATGACGCAGGATTATTATTATATAATAGTGGTAATAGTGGCGGTTGTCGCCCGAAAGCCATTTTCACAAATGAGGATGGTCATTGGTTGGTCAAGTTTCGCCATACCTATGACCCACAAGATATGGGAAAGCAAGAGTATCATTATAATAAGATAGCCAAGCAATGTGGTATCCAAGTACCCGACTTCAAACTGGTAAACAACAAGTATTTTGCCTGCCGTCGCTTCGACATTTCTCCAACAGGCGAACGCATTCACGTAGCCACAGCTGGAGCCTTGCTCAACGTTTCCCTTTCCAACCCCATTCTCGATTATCTCAACCTTTTGGCGCTTACAGGTTATCTTACTCAGAGCCAAGAGGATGTGGAAGAGATGTTCCGCCGTATGGTTTTTAATTACATAATGGACAACAAGGACGATCACTGCAAGAACTTCTCTTTCTTGGTTCAGAAAGAGAGCGATGGCAAATGGCACTGGCATTTAGCTCCTGCCTACGACCTCACCCATTGCACCGAGGGATATAATGGTGAACACGCAACATCTGTAAATGGGACTGGGCATCCGACCGTAGAGGATATGATTGCCGTTGGCGTAAAGAATAAAATGAAGGAAAAGAGATGCCGCGAAATCTACGAAGAGATATCCTTACAGGTTAAGTCTGGTGAGAATATATTGGACTTTTGCAAAAAGATTTCTGAAACAACAAATGTAAAGTTGATAATTTGA
- a CDS encoding helix-turn-helix domain-containing protein gives MQETNNILAILDNYLHDNPDEIAKEMANDFRKRRIEKNLTREQVADKSGVAVSNITRFEQKGLISLKNLIGIAIALEYTSEIKNVFSQPKYSTMEELQQIKRNANKKKAYRQ, from the coding sequence ATGCAAGAAACGAATAATATATTAGCAATATTAGACAACTACCTCCACGACAATCCTGATGAGATTGCAAAGGAGATGGCAAACGACTTCAGAAAACGAAGAATAGAGAAGAATCTGACACGTGAGCAAGTGGCAGACAAGTCAGGCGTTGCCGTCAGCAACATCACCAGATTCGAACAAAAGGGCCTCATCTCCCTCAAAAATCTGATAGGTATCGCCATAGCTTTGGAATACACCTCAGAAATCAAGAACGTCTTCTCGCAACCCAAGTACTCCACCATGGAGGAGTTGCAACAGATAAAAAGAAACGCTAACAAGAAAAAGGCTTACAGACAATGA
- the gpmI gene encoding 2,3-bisphosphoglycerate-independent phosphoglycerate mutase — protein MAKKALLMILDGWGIGKHDKGDVIFKTPTPYLDYLTAVSAHSTLQTCGEDVGLPNGQMGNSEVGHLNIGAGRVVYQDLVKINKACESGDILKNQEIINAYSYAQKTGKKLHLMGLTSTGGVHSSLDHLFKLIEIGKEYGLKETYVHCFMDGRDTDPKSGKGFIEEVQACCDKNDAHIASIVGRFYAMDRDKRWNRVKEAYDLLVEGKGKQADDMVKAMQESYDEDVTDEFIKPINNSKVDGTIQEGDVVIFINYRNDRAKELTQVLTQQDMPEEGMHTIKDLQYYCMTPYDASFQGVHILFPKENVMNTLGEYLSAQGKKQLHTAETEKYAHVTFFFNGGRETPYEGEDRILVPSPKVATYDLKPEMSAYEVKDKLVGAINTQEYDFIVVNFANGDMVGHTGIYNAIAKAVHAVDNCVKDVIEAAKANDYEAIIIADHGNADHAINEDGTPNTAHSLNPVPFIYVTDNNSATVKDGRLADVAPSILHIMGLEQPADMTGENLIID, from the coding sequence ATGGCAAAAAAAGCTCTTTTAATGATTCTCGACGGATGGGGAATCGGTAAGCATGATAAGGGTGATGTTATCTTCAAGACTCCAACTCCTTATCTCGATTATTTGACAGCAGTTTCAGCACATTCTACTCTCCAGACTTGTGGCGAGGACGTAGGTCTTCCTAACGGTCAGATGGGTAACTCTGAGGTAGGTCACCTCAACATTGGTGCTGGTCGTGTGGTATATCAGGACCTCGTTAAGATCAACAAGGCTTGCGAGAGCGGTGACATCTTGAAGAATCAGGAAATCATCAACGCTTACAGCTATGCTCAGAAGACAGGTAAGAAGCTCCACTTGATGGGCTTGACTTCTACCGGTGGTGTTCACTCTTCTTTGGATCACCTCTTCAAGTTGATTGAGATTGGTAAGGAATATGGTTTGAAGGAGACATACGTTCACTGCTTCATGGATGGTCGTGATACAGACCCTAAGAGCGGTAAGGGCTTCATCGAGGAGGTTCAGGCTTGCTGCGACAAGAATGATGCACACATCGCAAGCATCGTAGGTCGTTTCTATGCTATGGACCGTGACAAGCGCTGGAACCGTGTGAAGGAAGCATACGACTTGCTCGTTGAGGGTAAGGGTAAGCAGGCTGACGATATGGTGAAGGCAATGCAGGAGAGCTATGATGAGGACGTAACTGACGAGTTCATCAAGCCAATCAATAACTCTAAGGTTGACGGTACTATCCAGGAGGGTGATGTTGTTATCTTCATCAACTACCGTAACGACCGTGCCAAGGAGTTGACACAGGTATTGACTCAGCAGGATATGCCAGAGGAAGGCATGCACACCATCAAGGACTTGCAGTACTACTGCATGACTCCATACGATGCAAGCTTCCAGGGTGTTCACATCCTCTTCCCTAAGGAGAACGTAATGAACACTCTCGGTGAGTACTTGAGCGCTCAGGGCAAGAAGCAGCTCCACACTGCAGAGACAGAGAAGTATGCTCACGTAACATTCTTCTTCAATGGTGGTCGTGAGACTCCATACGAGGGCGAGGACCGTATCCTGGTTCCTTCTCCAAAGGTAGCTACATACGACCTGAAGCCAGAGATGAGCGCTTACGAGGTAAAGGATAAGTTGGTTGGTGCTATCAACACTCAGGAGTACGACTTCATCGTTGTAAACTTCGCTAATGGTGATATGGTAGGTCACACTGGTATCTACAACGCTATCGCTAAGGCTGTTCATGCTGTTGACAACTGCGTAAAGGACGTTATCGAGGCTGCCAAGGCTAACGATTATGAGGCTATCATCATCGCTGACCACGGTAATGCAGACCACGCTATCAACGAGGACGGTACACCAAACACCGCTCACTCTTTGAACCCAGTTCCATTCATCTACGTAACTGACAACAACTCAGCTACCGTTAAGGATGGCCGTTTGGCAGACGTTGCTCCTTCTATCCTCCACATCATGGGCTTGGAGCAGCCAGCTGATATGACAGGTGAGAACTTGATTATTGACTAA
- a CDS encoding uracil-DNA glycosylase, translated as MDVKIEESWRQHIGDEFNKQYFVDLTNFVKEEYLRTPCYPPGRLIFNAFNLCPFDDVKVVIIGQDPYHEPGQAMGLSFSVPDGITFPPSLINIFKEIQMDLGTPMPATGDLTRWAKQGVLLLNATLTVRAHQAASHQRKGWEQFTDAAIQALSKDKEHLVFILWGGYARSKAKLIDTSKHLILESVHPSPLSANRGGWFGNHHFSRCNAYLQQNGIAPIQW; from the coding sequence ATGGACGTAAAGATAGAAGAAAGTTGGAGACAGCATATAGGTGACGAGTTCAACAAGCAGTATTTTGTTGACCTCACAAACTTCGTGAAAGAGGAATACCTGCGTACGCCCTGTTATCCTCCGGGCCGTTTGATTTTCAATGCCTTCAATCTCTGTCCTTTTGATGATGTAAAGGTAGTGATTATCGGACAGGATCCATACCATGAGCCGGGGCAGGCAATGGGGTTGAGTTTCTCTGTGCCAGATGGAATCACTTTTCCACCATCATTGATTAATATATTCAAGGAGATTCAGATGGATCTCGGCACTCCGATGCCAGCCACGGGCGATTTGACCCGCTGGGCAAAGCAGGGAGTCTTGTTGCTCAACGCCACCCTTACCGTTCGTGCCCATCAGGCAGCGAGCCATCAGCGCAAGGGCTGGGAGCAATTCACAGATGCTGCTATCCAGGCGCTCAGCAAGGACAAGGAACACCTGGTGTTTATTCTTTGGGGCGGTTATGCCCGGAGCAAGGCAAAACTCATTGACACGAGCAAGCACCTGATATTGGAAAGTGTGCATCCTTCGCCATTATCTGCCAACCGTGGCGGATGGTTTGGCAATCATCATTTCTCCCGCTGCAATGCGTATCTGCAGCAGAACGGAATTGCGCCTATCCAATGGTAG
- a CDS encoding DUF3109 family protein, with protein MKKDELRILQVGNVLVSPDIITEKFCCDLDACKGECCIEGDAGAPVTLDEIMEIEDALDVVWDDLSASAQAIIDKQGVAYTDIEGDLVTSIVNGKDCVFTCYQDLKDLGDGHTIPNCCLCALERAYREGKSKFKKPISCALYPIRAKDFGNEVYGINYNKWRICKDAIKKGEELNLPVYKFLEGPLIEKFGKEWYGELCEVAEQLLADLED; from the coding sequence ATGAAGAAAGACGAACTGCGTATTCTGCAGGTGGGCAACGTGTTGGTTTCACCTGATATCATCACTGAAAAATTCTGTTGCGACCTTGATGCCTGCAAGGGTGAGTGCTGCATCGAAGGCGATGCGGGAGCTCCTGTTACCCTGGATGAAATCATGGAGATAGAGGATGCGCTCGATGTGGTTTGGGATGATCTCTCGGCTTCTGCCCAGGCTATCATTGATAAGCAGGGTGTGGCTTATACCGATATTGAAGGCGATTTGGTAACGAGCATCGTGAACGGTAAGGATTGTGTGTTTACCTGCTACCAGGATTTGAAAGACTTGGGAGATGGACATACAATTCCGAATTGTTGCCTCTGTGCCCTGGAACGTGCTTATCGCGAAGGCAAGTCGAAGTTCAAGAAGCCAATCTCCTGTGCCTTGTACCCTATCCGTGCCAAGGATTTCGGCAACGAGGTGTATGGCATCAACTATAACAAGTGGCGCATCTGTAAGGATGCCATCAAGAAGGGTGAGGAGTTGAATCTTCCGGTTTATAAGTTCCTGGAAGGTCCGCTGATTGAGAAGTTCGGTAAGGAATGGTATGGTGAGCTTTGCGAAGTGGCAGAGCAATTGCTTGCCGACTTGGAAGATTAA
- a CDS encoding glycosyl hydrolase family 95 catalytic domain-containing protein, whose protein sequence is MKHLLFTFALAASGFLSNQAATVSKGPLPNKLWYNKPAYAFEESLPLGNGKLGALVYGGANNDSIQLNDITLWTGVPVNPNEGGEAYKWIPKIREALFKEDYKTADSLQHYVQGHNSEFYQPLGMINIKDCNQGEFTDYYRELSLDNSLATVRYRRNGIQYTKEYFASHPDKMIAIKLSASQKRAINSDISLTSLIPHQVKASRGQLTMTGHVLGDEANSTHYCAMLQVKNTDGKVWASDSVLHLKDVSEAIIYLINETSYNGFDKHPVKEGAPYIENIADDAWHLANFTYDEFKQRHIADYKKLFDRVSLSLKGAKFDATRPTDRQLLAYSDNHESNLYLEQLYFQYGRYLLISSSRTKGVPANLQGLWAPALYSPWRGNYTININLEENYWPAEVTNLPELVAPVDGLVEGMSVTGRHNAQHFYGIDKGWCAGHNTDAWAMSNPVGTGNESPQWSNWAMGGAWLVEALWDHYDYTRDTEYLRTTAYPLMKGAADFLLAWLIPNPHNPNELITAPCTSPEADYITDKGYRGSSFYGGTADLAIIRELFKNTIKGAKALGIDSDYQQQLQAALNRLRPYHIGKRGNLLEWYHDWDDQDWHHRHQSHLLGLYPFHQISVNKTPELAAAATKTLEIKGDNSTGWSTGWRINLWARLHRADKAYQIYRKLLTYVSPEVYKDSKHRSGGTYPNLFDAHPPFQIDGNFGGTAGVCEMLMQCDGETMDLLPALPQEWKAGEMKGLKARGNYGVSLAWNNGKMTRASITSKNGGNLSVNYNGKQKVLSFKAGETKIIK, encoded by the coding sequence ATGAAGCATCTGCTTTTCACGTTTGCGCTAGCTGCCTCAGGCTTTCTGAGCAATCAGGCGGCAACAGTAAGTAAAGGGCCACTGCCCAACAAGCTGTGGTACAACAAGCCTGCATACGCCTTCGAAGAGTCACTGCCGCTAGGCAATGGCAAACTGGGTGCGCTGGTTTACGGTGGAGCCAACAACGACTCCATCCAGCTCAACGACATCACTCTCTGGACGGGCGTGCCCGTGAATCCCAACGAAGGTGGCGAAGCCTACAAGTGGATTCCGAAAATCAGAGAGGCGCTGTTCAAGGAGGATTACAAGACTGCCGATTCCCTGCAGCACTATGTGCAAGGCCATAACTCGGAGTTCTATCAGCCACTGGGCATGATCAACATCAAAGACTGCAACCAGGGCGAGTTTACGGATTATTACCGCGAACTGAGCCTCGACAATTCCCTGGCTACTGTTCGTTACAGGCGCAACGGCATCCAATACACCAAAGAGTATTTTGCTTCTCATCCCGACAAGATGATTGCCATCAAGCTGAGTGCTTCCCAAAAGCGAGCCATCAACAGCGACATCTCCCTCACCTCCCTCATCCCCCATCAGGTGAAAGCATCCAGAGGACAGCTCACCATGACGGGACACGTTCTCGGGGATGAAGCCAACAGTACGCATTACTGTGCCATGCTTCAGGTAAAGAACACCGACGGAAAGGTGTGGGCAAGCGATTCCGTACTCCATCTGAAGGATGTGAGCGAGGCTATCATCTATCTCATCAACGAAACAAGTTACAACGGCTTCGACAAGCATCCCGTGAAGGAAGGAGCTCCATACATCGAGAACATAGCCGATGATGCCTGGCATCTCGCCAACTTTACATACGATGAATTCAAGCAACGCCACATCGCTGACTACAAGAAGCTCTTTGATAGAGTAAGCTTGAGCCTGAAAGGAGCCAAGTTTGATGCCACCCGCCCTACCGACAGACAGTTGCTCGCCTACAGCGACAACCACGAGAGCAATCTTTATCTGGAACAGCTCTACTTCCAGTATGGCAGATACCTGCTCATCAGCAGCAGTAGAACCAAGGGCGTGCCAGCCAACCTGCAGGGACTCTGGGCACCAGCCCTCTATTCGCCATGGCGCGGCAACTATACCATCAACATCAACCTGGAAGAGAATTACTGGCCGGCAGAAGTTACCAACCTCCCAGAACTGGTTGCCCCAGTAGACGGATTGGTTGAAGGCATGTCGGTGACAGGCCGACACAATGCCCAGCACTTCTATGGCATCGATAAGGGATGGTGCGCCGGACACAATACAGACGCCTGGGCGATGAGCAATCCTGTGGGAACCGGAAACGAGAGCCCACAATGGAGCAACTGGGCGATGGGTGGAGCCTGGCTCGTAGAAGCCCTTTGGGATCACTACGACTATACCCGCGATACAGAATATCTTCGCACCACCGCCTACCCGCTGATGAAGGGTGCAGCCGACTTCCTGCTTGCGTGGCTCATCCCGAACCCACACAACCCCAACGAGCTGATTACTGCCCCTTGCACATCGCCAGAGGCTGACTACATCACCGATAAGGGCTACCGTGGCAGCAGTTTCTATGGTGGAACCGCCGACCTTGCTATCATCCGCGAGCTCTTCAAGAACACCATCAAGGGAGCCAAAGCCCTGGGCATCGACAGCGATTATCAGCAGCAGTTGCAAGCAGCTCTCAATCGTCTGCGTCCTTACCACATTGGCAAGCGAGGCAATCTGCTGGAATGGTATCACGATTGGGACGATCAGGATTGGCATCATCGACACCAGTCGCACCTGCTCGGACTCTATCCGTTCCATCAGATTTCGGTAAACAAGACTCCGGAACTTGCTGCTGCCGCAACCAAGACTCTGGAAATCAAGGGCGATAATTCCACCGGTTGGAGTACAGGCTGGAGAATCAACCTCTGGGCTCGTCTGCACCGTGCCGACAAGGCCTATCAGATATACCGCAAGTTGCTCACCTACGTAAGTCCTGAGGTTTACAAGGATAGCAAGCACCGCAGCGGTGGCACCTACCCTAACCTCTTTGATGCCCATCCACCTTTCCAGATAGATGGCAACTTCGGAGGCACAGCAGGTGTATGCGAGATGCTGATGCAATGCGACGGCGAGACGATGGACTTGCTCCCTGCCCTTCCGCAGGAATGGAAGGCAGGCGAGATGAAAGGTCTGAAAGCCCGTGGCAACTATGGCGTATCGCTTGCCTGGAATAATGGCAAGATGACCCGTGCCAGCATCACCAGCAAGAACGGGGGAAATCTTTCTGTCAACTACAACGGTAAGCAGAAAGTCCTCTCCTTCAAGGCTGGAGAAACAAAGATTATCAAATAA
- the gyrB gene encoding DNA topoisomerase (ATP-hydrolyzing) subunit B — translation MAENQNNANNYSASNIQVLEGLEAVRKRPAMYIGDISEKGLHHLVNETVDNSIDEAMAGYCTDIEVTINEDNSITVEDNGRGIPVDMHEKLHKSALEVVMTVLHAGGKFDKGSYKVSGGLHGVGVSCVNALSTHMLSQVFRGGKIYQQEYEKGKPLYPVKVVGETNKRGTRQQFWPDPTIFTHTVYKWDIIANRMRELAFLNAGIKITLKDLRPDEEGKTKEQVFHAKDGLKEFVRYVDRHRTHLFDDVIYLKTEKQGIPIEIAVMYNTDYSENIHSYVNNINTIEGGTHLTGFRMALTRTLKAYAEADPTISKQIEKAKVEIAPEDFREGLTAVISIKVAEPQFEGQTKTKLGNSEVQGAVQQAVNEALSDYLEEHPDEAKRICEKVVLAATARIAARKARESVQRKNFMTGGGLPGKLADCSMKDPKECEIFLVEGDSAGGSAKQGRDRFRQAILPLRGKILNVEKVQWHKVFEAESVMNIIQSIGVRFGVDGEDSKEANTDKLRYDKIIIMTDADVDGSHIDTLIMTLFYRFMPKVIEEGHLYIATPPLYKCTYRNKVSEYCYTEQQRQAFIDKYGDGTEDKNIHTQRYKGLGEMNPEQLWETTMDPSTRLLKQVTIENAAQADEIFSMLMGDDVEPRREFIEQNATYANIDA, via the coding sequence ATGGCAGAAAATCAAAACAACGCAAATAATTACTCTGCGAGTAACATCCAGGTTCTCGAAGGCTTGGAGGCTGTTCGCAAACGTCCGGCGATGTATATTGGTGACATCTCCGAAAAGGGTCTTCACCACTTGGTAAACGAGACCGTCGATAACTCTATCGACGAGGCGATGGCGGGTTACTGTACCGACATCGAGGTAACCATCAACGAAGATAACTCCATCACCGTAGAAGATAATGGTCGTGGTATCCCTGTGGATATGCACGAGAAACTCCATAAATCAGCCCTCGAAGTCGTAATGACCGTGCTCCATGCCGGTGGTAAGTTCGACAAGGGTTCCTACAAAGTATCTGGTGGTTTGCACGGTGTGGGTGTAAGTTGTGTAAACGCACTTTCTACCCACATGTTGTCACAGGTGTTCCGTGGCGGCAAAATCTACCAGCAGGAATATGAGAAGGGTAAGCCTCTCTATCCTGTCAAGGTGGTAGGCGAGACCAACAAGCGCGGTACACGCCAGCAGTTCTGGCCAGACCCAACCATCTTCACCCACACAGTCTATAAGTGGGACATCATCGCCAACCGTATGCGCGAGTTGGCATTCCTCAACGCAGGTATCAAGATTACCTTGAAAGATCTGCGCCCAGACGAGGAAGGCAAGACCAAGGAGCAGGTATTCCATGCCAAGGACGGTTTGAAGGAATTCGTCCGCTACGTGGATCGCCATCGCACTCACCTCTTCGACGACGTCATCTATCTGAAGACAGAGAAGCAGGGTATTCCTATTGAGATTGCCGTGATGTACAACACAGACTATTCAGAGAACATCCACTCATACGTCAACAACATCAACACCATCGAGGGTGGTACTCACCTGACCGGTTTCCGCATGGCGTTGACCCGTACCTTGAAGGCTTACGCAGAAGCCGACCCAACTATCTCTAAGCAGATAGAGAAGGCAAAGGTAGAGATTGCACCAGAAGACTTCCGCGAGGGTCTCACAGCCGTTATCTCTATCAAAGTAGCAGAGCCTCAGTTTGAGGGACAGACCAAGACCAAGCTCGGCAACAGCGAGGTGCAGGGTGCCGTTCAGCAGGCTGTGAACGAGGCTTTGTCTGATTACCTGGAGGAGCATCCAGACGAGGCTAAGCGCATCTGCGAGAAGGTGGTATTGGCTGCAACAGCACGTATCGCTGCCCGCAAAGCACGCGAGAGCGTACAGCGCAAGAACTTCATGACTGGTGGAGGTCTGCCTGGTAAGCTCGCCGACTGCTCTATGAAGGATCCTAAGGAATGCGAAATCTTCCTCGTCGAGGGTGATTCCGCTGGTGGTTCAGCCAAGCAGGGCCGCGACCGTTTCCGCCAGGCTATCCTCCCATTGCGTGGTAAGATTCTGAACGTAGAGAAGGTTCAGTGGCATAAGGTCTTCGAGGCTGAGTCTGTGATGAACATCATCCAGAGTATTGGTGTCCGCTTCGGAGTGGATGGCGAAGACAGCAAGGAGGCAAACACCGACAAGTTGCGCTACGACAAGATTATCATCATGACCGATGCCGACGTCGATGGTTCACACATCGACACCCTGATCATGACTCTCTTCTATCGCTTCATGCCAAAGGTTATTGAGGAAGGTCACTTGTATATCGCAACCCCACCTCTCTACAAGTGTACATACCGCAACAAGGTGAGCGAATACTGCTATACCGAGCAGCAGCGCCAGGCTTTCATCGACAAGTATGGCGACGGCACAGAAGACAAGAATATCCACACCCAGCGATACAAAGGTTTGGGTGAGATGAACCCAGAGCAGCTTTGGGAAACCACCATGGACCCTTCTACACGCTTGCTCAAGCAGGTGACCATTGAGAATGCAGCTCAGGCAGACGAGATCTTCTCTATGCTGATGGGCGACGACGTGGAGCCACGCCGTGAGTTCATCGAGCAGAACGCTACTTACGCCAATATCGACGCTTAA
- the rpsT gene encoding 30S ribosomal protein S20 has product MANHKSSIKRIRQDKKKALHNKYYAKTMRNAVRKLRNMSDKEEAAKLYPTVQKLLDKLAKINVIHENKAANLKSGLTQHIAKLA; this is encoded by the coding sequence ATGGCAAATCACAAATCATCAATCAAGAGAATCCGTCAGGACAAGAAGAAGGCTTTGCATAACAAGTACTATGCAAAGACTATGCGCAATGCCGTTCGCAAATTGCGCAACATGTCTGACAAGGAGGAGGCTGCAAAGCTCTATCCTACAGTTCAGAAGCTTTTAGACAAGTTGGCTAAGATCAACGTTATTCATGAGAACAAGGCTGCTAACTTGAAGTCTGGTCTTACTCAGCACATCGCAAAGTTGGCCTAA